In Primulina eburnea isolate SZY01 unplaced genomic scaffold, ASM2296580v1 ctg652, whole genome shotgun sequence, the sequence GTGGCAATAATGAACATTGATTTTCATGTAGTTATCTGAGGATTTTTGCttcttaaattattaaattaatgattaatttaatataaaagtgTTATGTATTTTGTGTTAGTGAATTTATATAGTTTGAtacatttgtttttttttttttttggggacaagatttatacatttttttactcaaaaaattttatatttattattattaatgttattatttttattatcagtTTTGTAATTATTGGTTCATTATGTAATTAATTTGAGTGACATTTATTGTATTTGTCAAAACCCTTGTATAAATAAAACAGGTCAGACAATTAATTAGTTGGTGAAAATTACAGACAATATAAAAAACTTTAtcaacaattatatatatatttaagggATAAGTGTTTTACTATGTTAAATTTAAAACTTGTAAATTATCCGAACAATCAATATGTACATAACATTTGTAAATCTCGCTTTCCCAGCTGCAACTGCAAAGAAACGAAGTAATCGCCTTGGTGAACCTGCAGAATCTGTCAAGCTTTTCCCAGAACTTGGCCCTTTAGTCGAGCAAACAATGGAGGGGTTCATATCACCACAAGAAACTCGTTTTTGGCTAAACAGTGTGTATAAACTAGTCATGATTAACTGAAGCATCGAGCAGAATTCATTCCCAGTTTCTGTAGAGAACCGTGTATCATCGCAATCGCAACTGCAAATAGCCGAGTGAGCAAAGAGTAGGAACATTTGAACTGTTTTAACTTTAGTTTTGAAGATTCTGTCTGCTATTCTTCGATACTTTTGTAATGAACAAAGTTTAAGATATGTCAAACAGGGGTGGATCTGTAAGACTTGGGACCAATTATCAATTATAAATGAATGGTGTTAACGAGCTAGCAATTGATAAAACACAAAGAAACACTTTTCGTAAAATTCAATCGTTTCATTAAAATTTATGCAGATATCACATGTATAACCAAGTAACATCATATTTTGGGCACTATTACAGCAATGCTAAATCTAAGATTTGATCACGAAGATAGAGTTGTCCAAACTCGTTGTCCATCAGTACACCTTCGTCGTCGTTTTCCAGAGCGTCCATAAGAGAATGTTCTATTTCTTCTAATCTTCTCCGGGCAGAATAATCGAGCTGTGGAACAGTACTACCGTGCTGCTGACTCATAAGAAAGTGTTCTATTTCTTCTAATCTTCTCCGGGCAGAATAATCGAGCTCTCCACCAGGCTGATTTTGTTGTTGCTGTGGAACACTACTACCGTGCTGCTGACTCGTGTATTGAAGAGCAGGTTGATTCTGCTGGTGCATTAACGGAAGATCCGCCGGCTGTCGCAGCTgaaaaaactgctggtgcattaaCGGAAGATCCGCCGGCTGTCGCAGCTgaaaaaactgctggtgcattaaCGGAAGATCCGCCGGCTGTCGCAGCTGAAAGTACTGCTGGTGCATCAACGGAAGACCCGCCGGCTGTCGCAGCTGAAACTGCTGGTGTTGCGCTGGAACGTCGTGCTGCTGATCAGATTCAGTTCTCGAACGCTTGTGGGATGTCAGGTTGTCATTTTCAGAAGTCTCGTGGATGGTTTTACCAGAATCAGAAGCGGCGGCGGCCGGTTTTCTCTCACGAATCCGGCACAGAACGCAATCATCTAGCTGCAAAAGTGGCGAACAAATTATAAATATAcgaataacacaataaatacCAAAGGCAAAGTCAAATTTAATTTAGATTTTTCTCAAGATTCATGTACCGTTTAGAGGGCACAAAAGCAAATACTTCAAATCTCTCAACAATctcaatatattttatttttacgaGATCAAGACGGTAGAATTATATCAATTACAAATCCAATTCATGCATACAAATGTGTTGAGAGAGTTCTTACGTACCCGCATAGATCCTGTCGGAAGTCTCGGAGGCTGGATAACAGTATACTCGTGCATTATCCAGTTTGTTTTCTTCCCCTCCGAGGCCTTCCCTTGGTAAAAAACCAAGGTATTCTTCAATccaatacatatattattttcACATATTTTTTTACCAGCCGCCGTCGCCTTCCAAAATCCGTCACCGGCGGCTCGGTTCGGTCTACTGCCATTCAAATACTTCCGCTCTCTCGGGGTAAAAAAGTACAATCCATCATTCCCACAACTTGTATTAGTATCTGCaacagataaaaaatattttttgaaaacatATATAGTTAGTCCAGAAAACATCAAAACACACACTCAAGCATATATAACAAAGTAAACCGCCCTCCTTAattcgaacaagatttctacaATCCACCCCCTGATCACGATCATGCACACACAAATATCACAAATCTATTTTATAATCTAATCAAATACAGAttgaagaaagaagaaagaacgTACCGACCAACTCCCACGGATTATACTTGTAAACATCTACGCTGCGGATATAGTCGCATGAAAGTGGCTGTTTATTGATCATCTTGTTTAGATGGAGCATGAGTTCACTGTCTGTGGGCGTGAAACGAAGCCCCACCGTGACCGGCTGAATCATCGTACTGAGTTTTtgatctagaaaaatcaatagaggaatatgtatatatatagagatataAAAAGCATTCTAAATTAAGGATATCTACGTgatgtgatttgtttatatctTAAAGAATGTTTGGAtcagttttaaaaaattatttggttTACAGTTTTTTTTCAAAGTTTGGCTCAtactaaatattatatttattatattagatTGAAATCTTAGGTAAAGCCATATCTGAAAATCTACTGCCATCTTCAAATTAACGTCGTTAACAAAAGAATATCCATTCCTTAAATCCATCATTACTAATATCAGAAAAAATTTCAGAAAAACAACGAGCCAAATTAAACATACCCGTCAGGATAAATGTTACCCTTAACAGGCACCACACTGGAAGCATCAACTTTCGACGCAACCGATACCAATTTCCCATCTTCAAAGGTCGTTAAAACCGGGCGAGATTCCGAGTCCACAAATCTTCCAAGCTTAAGTTCAACTTCCCCCAACAAATTTTTCCGATACAATGGGAAAAGAAACGTGCTTTGCGACCCATTATTTTCACGACGATCATCATCACCATTTTCAAACCGTAATTCGAAAAGGGTCTCTCCAGAAAGAGAAACCCAGAGATATCCCCAGAATCGGGAGAACACTTTTTGAGCTTTTGTAAAAGAATTTTTGGGCAGAAAAGGCACGATTTTGGGAGGAGGCTAGCGGTGGACTATTAACAGGAGGAGTTGGTGTTTGATCTTCGTTAGATAGTGAGTAAGCAGTAATAGTTTTGCCCAAAGAGGGGTTGTCCGGCGGAGGCAACGTGATTATCACCACGCCCGTTAGCTGAGGCGAAGGATTATGACTCACCTCCATTATCGCCTACTGCGTGCTTACGATTGCGTGATTCTCTCTGGTTTTCACCTCGCAGAAGAGGTGAAGAAGGGAACAAGAAGGGGCGACGACTTTTTGAGTTGCTCCAGTCAACGGTAAAAATTGTAGAGGAAGACTACTTGCATTGCATGCTCCAACTTATTTCATTTATTTTACGAGGaattttagttttatttaaagaaataattctCTCGATTgtgaaattttaattaatatcaTCTTTGTTTTGTTGTTCCACTAACTTCGTCATAGATGATTcaatgtataaaaaaaaaaaaaaaaagattaaaatttttaaaattaaaatatacaaGACTAAAATCAATTCGGACAACATGAATAAACAAAATTGCGATGAGGCAAGTaacaaaattgtgattttctcattattttaaatatttttgaggattttaaattaaattatatattgattttattgatatttataaCTTTTATTTCACAACTTTTATCATATAATCGATCAATTTAGAtggttataatgttattataCTAGTTATTTGAGATCGCCGGGTGAGCttttttccgctattatctgaAATCGCCATGTGAGGATCTTTAATATTCGGATTCTAACAAAAAAAACTATcaattcttttatatatatatatatatatatatatatatatatatatatatatatatatatatatatatatatatatacttatcgACATATCATATCTTTATCTGGATCTTTAATATTCGGATTCTAACAAAAAATGTCTTAATATCATATCTTTATCTGGATCTTTAATATTCGAAttctaacaaaaaaaaaaaattatcaattcTTAACCATGCGAACACAAATCATAATAGAaaccaaaatttgaaaaagaaagaaagaatgaTAATGCAATGAAACGATCTCAAACATGAATGcacaaattaataataatttaataaaaaagcatatctctttttcaaaaataataataaaaacaaacaagaaCAATATAACTTAAAAGCAGAAATAAGCAGAAAAATATATGTGAAAAAGTTTTGAACTATTGATATCAACAAAGCTACGTGGAAAGAAATTATTTTGGAACAACGAAATAGTAGTATatcttttttgtttattttaactatttttcaaatatttcgaTTTTATAAAATCTCCGTAATGATTTTTACTCATATAAGTATATAACTAGATATATTATTAGTTAAATTGAATAATAAAATgaatttaacataaaaagtttAGAAGAGAATTAGTTAGTTTAACGTATATCAAATAATTCGTATTTCACAAAAGTAATCAATTGAGATAGTGAAAAGTGTgaatgaaatgtatttttggatttttaaaataatcatgacccgtgagaccgtctcacaaatttttgccttataCTATTGCATGACAAGGGATGATAGTTCATTTTAATATTCATGTGTACAAGAATTAGTAGGAATGTCCCACATGCTATATATAAATCATcgatacacacatatataaagGTATGATATGATGAACGTCTCTTATTAAGAATTTCATGGGCACCGCAAGATGTTCACATGAACATCTTGTGATGTTCATTAAATGTCAAACATataaaaactatatatatttatatatcatgACACATAATTTCCACACCTTCGTTTTTAATATAACACATACAGACATATACTTATAATTacattacaaaaaataaaatgaagcaAATATATCGAAAAATAAATGCAGTTTtctctatttaatttttaaataaagtgCCAAAAAAATGATAGTGAAAATGAGTGAGTTTTGAAGTACATAATATGAGAAGGAATTTTATTACCAATAGGGACCTTTGCACATGTTGCATACACATATGTGTTATTTtcgtattaatttttttttattttttatttactgatttttttataataatttctgacattataatgattatttaaaaattcaaaattttggataaagatcaaataaaatattttagtaattctaatttttttgaaaagtaGACATGATAATGATAAGATAATAcataaatttactaaaataatttttttaattgacaTCATATTTAGCTATTTCatgtaatttaaatttaataatacaaaaaattttgatataaaatatagaaTTATGAAAAAAGAAAGGCAataacttgtgtgagatggtctaaCGGAtcgaattttgtgagacagatctcttatttgggtcatccataaaaacttatTACTTTTTacgctaagaatattactttttattgtgaatatcggtagggttgacccgtctcacagataaagattcgtgagaccgtctcacaaaatacctaCTCAAAAAGAAAATGCAAGTGCTGGAGCAACAACTTAAATCCTTTGGATGAAAAATGTCATCAGAAGGATTTCACTCACAAATTTGAGTTCAAATGGGACACATGATTTGTATCTGAGTCCTTTCGAATGTCTTTACATAATTTGAGTCAATTTTACAAATTCACATGTTTAAAAGTACCCAACATGTTGTAATTACTATTTTGAAAACAATTTGTACGTTTTACAAATTACAAAGAAACCGGTtgatataatttaatattattttttgtctTGTATATTTGTCTATTTGcgttttaatttatatatcgcTAAATTATAGTCTTAATCTATTATATTCattgtcttttatttttttgataattttaatcatttttttggTGTGACATTGATGAGACACTAACTTGTGCAATGTCATATAAGTATTATATATCCAATGAAAAATGATTAACACTGTCAAAATCAGAAGATATAATATTATGACTTAAATTTGACTACACAGAATCAAAATCGTAAAAAAAACAAACATGAAAGACCAAAAGTGATTTCTCTAGAACTAATAATCATAAGATGCCAATACAAAAAGATATGAATATATGTATTTTGCTTACAAAAGATGTGTGTGtctacatacatacatacatatatacatatatacatacatacatatacatacatacatatatacatatatacatacatacatatacatatatatatatatatatatatatatatatatatatatatatatatatatatatatatatcacacacAAATGCAAGCCTTAAGACATTTATAACAAATAGCAAAACAGAGGCATATAGCCGGCTCGTTTACTACATTATCGTTTACACACCccaaatttggaaaaaaaaaagaaagaaaaaaaacacacaataaCACAAAAACTAATCAAACACACTCAGTATAACACAAATCCAATGTATTAATTTagcgaatatatatatatatatatatatatatatatatatatatatatatatatatatgttacacGTAATAAATTTGCCATTGGTACATTTGCTCACATCATCATCCTTTGCCCTGGAGGAGGTGCCATTcctgtgacgtcccgaaaatttgagctccacatgaaccacgtgcgtgcaagttattaaattccttatgcatttttctaaatggttttaatgcatgtttatttcagtaaattgggttttaattcatgatttatgaatttgcattatttcaaattataatatgtttagtTGATTCATGTTTAAACGTTTTTCTTGAGCTTTATGTTCAGGCGATTAtccgaggcgggatcgaggataagaccggtgacgattttcaGTAATTTGaagtgtggtattttattttaagttaagaatggggcattttaaataatttattaagtttttaatattttaaaagtcttatttatgtatttagtaatttaggagtttagaacttttaaaaataGTGTGTGTTTTATCTATACTATTTATTAAGGCTGAGCACCTTATAAAAACTGCCAAAGAGGACACCATCTTTTTTTTCCAGTTTTACCCTTACAGTTATagtaatattacacttttgtttttttgttttttttatatttcaacacacacttttatttttatttcaatcattaaatatcaatttagtccctccataatttttcaatttttactTTAGtctatcgataatgataaaaaaagattgtacacacacgcaacgcgtgtgcagAGTAACTAGTTTCAATTAAGGAAATTGAGGAgttagtgtttgatttaatttaaattagtgGTTAATTCATGATTAAGCAAATTATTTTCCCTAACTTCACCACTAACTCACGTTAACCTCACacccacacacacttacaccTTTTTCACACACACAAAGCCGTAACGCACACACACTATCAAAATTCATTCTAGTTTCATATTTTTGAGAATAGAAAACCTAGGGCCTCCCTCCCTACAGCAGCCGCCTACCCCCTTTATAATTTCCAGCAATATTTTGTGgagtttatttcaagaaaatcgagccacgttcgtcccggatcaagcctcgctccgttcccgcatcggtatcgccgtttcggtaaagtttatcatcaaaaggcacgtatattctgttcttgctgtgtcgatcaagtcatattatgcgttgcgttgatttttatgcgtaaaagttatgtatcatgttagtagtttgagcggattatagatcggatcaatttcgagggtaaaatttttagatctaaaactcgtttttactgttcatgtcaaaactgcgatttttctgttcatattttgggaaaactttcaacagcaaaaacgtagaacttttcgataccttcgatttgatatatgattcgaaatttttggacgaaaattgagtgagttatggcgtttttcgtgggactgctcaaactgcgacttttacgaaaattgtgttcttgaagttatttgttgcaggcttcgttggaagtCGACGGGTGATttttgctgcgtctaggtatgatcgGTATGATGTTGGTCGTTATTTAACATGTCGTTCGGTGTTGATAGGCACTAGAATGCACAAGAAGTCGTAGGAACCAATTGGTGTCGATTGCCGCGTTTCTTCAAATTGTGTGTATAGTAGGGGAACGTTGTTGTTTGGGTGTTCGTACGAGTTTAGATCAATGCTATGGTgtactaggatgggtctcggggtgtcgtttcatagtccgtgcaaccgagtctagaaagttgagcaAAGCATGTACAGGATTTTTTTTCGTAACTTCGGTTGTcccgtaggtacacggaccctcacccggacccccacacgcggtccgtgcctttgttctttcAGCAAGGTCTAggacccgagtgtacacggacccctacacggatccaagcacggggtccgtgcctttgattCTTTTCAGAGattttttccagagtctacacggacctccacccggaccctggcacggggtccgtgtccacccttctttccgaacccttttacccgagtctacacggacccctacacggatgtaggcacggggtccgtgtccttcataaaTTGGGGAAAATTATTATAACATGTtggaggtttgatgtcatggtttagtgcaaggattatcaaggtcgtgtcatgggaaattttagaatgtcctaagtaatgaatgaacttgagagtaagtttgatttctacgtttaagttatgccAGTTAAGTACGCaatttatgttagtatgtgcagcaacagcccgatcgaagtccaacgaatccctcaacgccaagtaagtatgttgacgtgcaagaaaatatttcaagtttttgaggtatgctaaatgtcttgtgaccaaattatgtttaggattggaaagcgttaaattatgaacggggaccaatccgcccgttaaattatgaacgggttagatcgtggttggaaagcgttaaattatgaacggggaccaaccagcccgttaaattatgaacggggatctcatgtatgtggcagtggatacgtccctgtcagcccagtactgtggtttgtctgatcaggcatttattatgttatgggtcacttgctttgaaacatcctctacgcaaaatgatgaagttatgtatgttcaagtatgcagtatgtttatgaaagtttatgttgatggcacgtctagttatgtacgtatgtatgttcaagtttattatgcaagctcaagtttcaagttatgtatgtcctattttaaagttgcatgcgattttattacgtagtacttgttattccagtttatacgtgttgagtctttagactcactagacttgatcgatgcaggtgagtatgttgatgaggagacaggaggtggagaccaaggggcaggcttggactgagcgggaggctaacccgaggaccgcaatgtttaagtttatgcaaaagttaaattactctgattctatgtttgatgcgagatgttttgagaaaacctttcttttaacaaaatctttattgggaatggatgatgtagtgacgatcgtattgattttattttcgtatttaagaaaatatttaatttttccgcaaattttgagtatgaaaagtacggtatgtTACAATTCCGAACTGCTGGTTTTGATGTTGCCTCATCTTCGCCTGATTCCCCTGCCAACCTATccaaaagacaaaaaaaaaaaattggtaacGTTGTTTTTTCCGCCATCACCATATGTGCGATTTTAGTAGGTTATATTGTCAAAATTAAGTCTTCGTAGACCtttgtttttgtattttagtCATTTATTTCTAGAGAAGTTCTTGTATGGCACCGAGTTCATTAGCTTCATGTTAGTACCACGTCAGTGACATGTGGAAAAGGACTAAAATTGTCGAAACAATATCGAATTTGATTTTTGAAGAGTTTCATTTGATTAAAATCCAAGACTTGGCCAATTAAGATTTAGA encodes:
- the LOC140821637 gene encoding uncharacterized protein isoform X1 gives rise to the protein MGNWYRLRRKLMLPVWCLLRVTFILTDQKLSTMIQPVTVGLRFTPTDSELMLHLNKMINKQPLSCDYIRSVDVYKYNPWELVDTNTSCGNDGLYFFTPRERKYLNGSRPNRAAGDGFWKATAAGKKICENNICIGLKNTLVFYQGKASEGKKTNWIMHEYTVIQPPRLPTGSMRLDDCVLCRIRERKPAAAASDSGKTIHETSENDNLTSHKRSRTESDQQHDVPAQHQQFQLRQPAGLPLMHQQYFQLRQPADLPLMHQQFFQLRQPADLPLMHQQFFQLRQPADLPLMHQQNQPALQYTSQQHGSSVPQQQQNQPGGELDYSARRRLEEIEHFLMSQQHGSTVPQLDYSARRRLEEIEHSLMDALENDDEGVLMDNEFGQLYLRDQILDLALL
- the LOC140821637 gene encoding uncharacterized protein isoform X2: MIQPVTVGLRFTPTDSELMLHLNKMINKQPLSCDYIRSVDVYKYNPWELVDTNTSCGNDGLYFFTPRERKYLNGSRPNRAAGDGFWKATAAGKKICENNICIGLKNTLVFYQGKASEGKKTNWIMHEYTVIQPPRLPTGSMRLDDCVLCRIRERKPAAAASDSGKTIHETSENDNLTSHKRSRTESDQQHDVPAQHQQFQLRQPAGLPLMHQQYFQLRQPADLPLMHQQFFQLRQPADLPLMHQQFFQLRQPADLPLMHQQNQPALQYTSQQHGSSVPQQQQNQPGGELDYSARRRLEEIEHFLMSQQHGSTVPQLDYSARRRLEEIEHSLMDALENDDEGVLMDNEFGQLYLRDQILDLALL